Within Actinoplanes sp. L3-i22, the genomic segment CGAGATCTCGCCGCCGGCGAGGGTGCTCAGCGTCTGCACGCCGGCGATCAGTTCGCCGATCCGCTGGGTCGCCGCCTGGGTGGCGCTGGACAGATCCTTGACCTCACCGGCGACGACGGCGAAGCCCTTGCCGGCGGCGCCCGCCCGGGCGGCTTCGATCGTCGCGTTCAGCGCGAGCAGGTTCGTCTGCCGGGCGATCTGGGAGATGGTGCTGACCACCTCGTCGATCCGGCCGGATGCCTCGGTGAGCCGGTCCATCGTGCTGGTCGCGGCCTCGATCGCGGCCACCGCGTCGACCACGACGCCGGAGGCCTGGCTCTCGCTGCGGGCGATCTCGGCGACCGTGGCCGACAACTGCTCCATGGCGCTCGCCACCGAGTGCAGGGAGCCGCTGGCCTGGCCGGTCATGGTCAACGTGTCCCCGAGCCGGTTCGTCACCACCCGGGAGTGCTGTTCGGCCGCGGTGCGGGCGCTGACGTCCTCCCAGGCCACGACGTATCCGACGACCGCGCCGCCGGTGTCCTTGACCTGGTTGATGTGGGTGTCGAGGGTGATCGAGCCGAAGGTGAAGGCGGCATCGCGGGGCTGGAAGGCGGGATCGGTGAGGATCCGGTCGATCCGGCCGGGGTCCTTGTGGAAGCGGTGGATGCTGCCGTGGAGGATATCGGCGATCCGCACCCCGAAGACACGTTCGATCTCCGGCCCGATCAGGTGCAACGTGCGCATCGCCCTGGGGTTGGCGTAGACGATGTTCAGGGCGAGGTCGGCTACGAAGATGTTCGCCTGGACGCAGTCGAGGATGTGCCGAGCACCTGCTCCGGCGATGATCATCGCAGCCTCGTCGTCGGGTGACGGGCCGGCGGCCGTCGTCGTTCGTCGTTCGTTCGACTTCCGGGACAGAGTGGTGATCATGTCGGCGGCATCCCTTGATCTCGTGGTGGATGTACGGGAAGCGCGAACGGACGACCTGACTCTCAGGCATCGGCAGCCGCGTGTCCGGATAGTTCGTTTTATAGCTTTGATGAGGAAATGATCGGCGGCTAGGGCCGAAAGTCCCGCGACCCGCTCCGCACCCGGGGCGCGCGCCATCCGATCACGGGCCGGACGCCTGCCCGTGATCGGATGATCGTCGGCCGCGCGGCGCGTCGTCGCCCGCGCACCGATGTCGTCAGCGGGCCGCCGCCGCGCCGCCGGCCCCGTTGGTGATGCCCGTGCCGGGCTGTCCGGGAACGCCGCGGTGGCTGGCCTCGCTCTCGTGGGTCAGGAAGTTGCCGAGCTCGCCGATCGTGCTCATCAGCGGTGCGGGGAAGACCACGGTGGTGTTCTTGTCGACCCCGATCTCGACCAGCGATTGCAGGTTGCGCAGTTGCAGGGCCAGCGGGTGGGCCATCATGGTGTCCGAGGCGTCGCCGAGTGCGGCGGCGGCCAGGGACTCGCCCTCGGCGTTGATGATCTTCGCTCGCTTCTCGCGCTCGGCCTCGGCCTGCTTGGCCATCGCCCGCTTCATCGCCTCGGGCAGCTGGATGTCCTTGAGCTCGACCAGGGTCACCTCAACCCCCCATACGACGGTGGTGACGTCCAGGATCATCCGGATGTCGTCGTTGATCTTGTCGGTCTCGGAGAGGGTCTCGTCGAGGGTGTGCCGGCCGACGACCTTGCGCAGGGTGGTCTGGGCGATCTGGTTGATGGCCGCGCGCACGTTCTCGATGGCGACGACGGACTTGATCGCGTCCACCACCCGGAAGTAGGCGACGGCGGAGACGTCGACGCTGACGTTGTCGCGGGTGATGATGCCCTGCGACTGGATCGGCATGGTGACGATGCGCAGCGAGACGCGGTGCATGATGTCGACGATCGGGATCAGGAAACGCAGGCCGGGATTGCGGGTGCCGACGACCCGGCCGAGCCGGAACACCACGCCGCGCTCGTACTGCTTGACGATGCGCACCGACAACAGCAGCAGCGCCAGCGCCACCAGCCCGACAACGACCAGAACAACGGTGAGCGTATTCATCGCAGGCTCCTTCCGCACGGGTGGAGCGGACGGGGAGCCCGCCGGCCCGCGTGCCTCACCTCAACAGCTACGCCGCCGGCGACGCGGACAGCAGGGCCGGACGTCCTGCGTGAGCCGTCCGTTGGACGGCCGGACCGGATCCGCGAACAGTCCGGCCGGCCGCGGAAGCGGCCGGCCGGACTGTGGTCTGCTGCGATCAGATCAGCCAGCGGTTGCGCTGCACCAGCGGAAGTCCGGCCCACCAACGCCCCAGGCCCCAGGTGTGCCCGGCGTAGGTGAGTGCGGTGACGATCGCACCGATCGCGTAGATGATGTGGTAGTCGACGATCGGATTGGTGGAGTGGGTGGCCTCGCCCGCGTCGGTGGTCTTGGCCGGCGGGAACTCGGCGAACCACATCAGCGCCATCATGAGCGTGGCGGCGACGGCGGCGATCCGCATGCCGATGCCGAGGACCAGGGCGATCCCGATCCCGAGCAGCCCGAGCATGAACAGCCAGTCCGCCCAGCCCTGCCCGGCGATGTCGTTGAAGAAGCCCTGGAACGGGCCGACGTCGACGCCGGACAGGAAGCCCTTGGTCGGCGAGCCGCCGTTGATCCAGGAACGCTCGGACGGTGTGGCGTAGCCCCACCCGAAAGTCTTGTCGAAGAACGCCCACAGGAAGACGAAACCGGTCGCGATCCGCAGCACGGCAAGGCTGCGAGCCGCAGCGGTACTGAGCATCGATCCGGGCGCCGGGACGTGCTCGAGACGGTTGGCCGACTCGCGGCCGGTGGTGGTCATGGTCTCCTCCTCGTTGATTGACTCCTATGACTGACTATTCGCCGTACCTCTGCTTGGTCACCTGGGCTGCTGGACCCGACCACGCCGGGCCGAAAGGCCCGGATGCCGGGCTCAGGGCGGCCAGCGCCCGATCGGTGCCGCCCGGGGTGTCGGTGTCGATCACCGTGGCCTGCGGCCAGTCCGCGGCCTCCCGGATCATCGCGGCCGCGATGCCGGCGTCGGCGTCGGAGAGGCCGCCCGCGGGTCGCCGGGCCAGCCGGGCGGCGATCGTCGCCGGTTCGGCGGCACATCGCAGCTCGGTGAGCTCACTGTGCGTGCAGGCGGCCAGGCGCCGGGCACACACGCGTCGCTGTTCGCTGGTCCAGGACGCGTCCAGCAGCACCGACTCGCCGTGCTCGAGCAGATGGCGCGCACGCCAGAGCATCTCGGCGTAAGTGTGCTCGGTCCACTGCTCGGTGTAGATCCCGGTGCGGTAGGGGACCGGCGCGCCGCCGGCGAGGCCGGTCCCGGCCAGCTCCTTGCGGATCCGGTCGGTGGACAGCACGGTGGCGCCGAGACGGTCGGCGAGGTGCCCGGCCAGGGTGGTCTTGCCGGTCGCCGGCGAGCCGCCGACCAGGACCAGCCGGACGGCGCCGCTACGCAGGTGCCGCAGCGTGAGACCGGTGTAGGCGGCGACGTCGGCGGCCGCGGCCGGGTCCGCCTGCTCGTGCCGCAAGCAGCCGACCTTGGCCCGCACGAACGCGCGGTAGGCCGTGTAGTGGTGCACCAGCGCCGCCGGCGCCACGTCGCCGCTGAACTCCAGATAGGCGGCGAGGAAGATCTGCGCGAGGTCGGCCGCGCCCAGCTTCTCCAGGTCCATGGTCAGGAACGCGACGTCGTCGAGCACGTCCAGATGGCGCAGCCGGTCGTCGAACTCCAGGCAGTCGAGCACTCGGGGACCGTCGTCGAGCAGAAAGATGTCGTCGGCGATCAGGTCGCCGTGCCCGTCCACGATCCGTCCCCGCGCGACCCGTTCGGCGAACAGCGTCTCCCGGCCGGCCAGGAACTCGTGGGTCAGCCGCTGCACCTCGTCGGCGTCGGTGGTGTCCAGCACCCCGCCGCGGAATCGGCGGACCTGGTCGAAAGTGGCGTCCCACCGGTCGATCAGCGCGGTTCGCGAGCCGTCGAGGTCGATGGCCGGCCCACGTTGCGCACCGCAGTGGAAGACGGTCAGCATCCGGGCCAGCTGCCGCAGCTGTCCGGCGATCGGCGCCGACTGCCCGGCCAGTGTTGACAGCCGGCGCTCCGCCGGCATCCGGCGCATCACCACAAGATGATCGCAGCTCTCCCGATCGGGGCCGAGCACGTCGGCGACCCCGAGGTAGACGTCCGGCGCCAGCCGCCGGTTGAGCTGTACCTCGCGGTGGCAGACCCGGAACCGGGCGGCACGGGTGCGGAAGTCGAGAAACCCGAGATCGACCGGCTTCTTCAGCTTGTACACCCGGTCACCGAGGAAGAACAGCACCGCGGCGTGTGTCTGGAGCATCTGCGCCGCGAAGGGCACGTCCATGAGCCACCGCCTCTCCTGGCCTCTGTCTCCACCGTGGCCGCCGCACGGCGGCACCGGTAGGGAACATCGGACCGGAATCGGGACCAACAGCACTGTCTGGCGGCGGGCACCGGCATTGGGATGGGAGAAAAGCCGACCGTGAGGGGGCAGTGATGATCCGCACCCGGACGTGGACTGTCGAGATCACCATCGACGAGCACGAGGACGAACGCCGGACCCGGGCCGTGGCGGTCCTGCGTACCGAGGCCCGACCGCAGGTGCGGGGTGAGGGCTCCGCCCACCGCGCACCCCGGGACCTGGAGGTGCCGGAGATCGGTGACGAGCTCG encodes:
- a CDS encoding DUF1876 domain-containing protein produces the protein MIRTRTWTVEITIDEHEDERRTRAVAVLRTEARPQVRGEGSAHRAPRDLEVPEIGDELATARALADLAYQLLDATAADIEAITRRPVHLSS
- a CDS encoding slipin family protein, with translation MNTLTVVLVVVGLVALALLLLSVRIVKQYERGVVFRLGRVVGTRNPGLRFLIPIVDIMHRVSLRIVTMPIQSQGIITRDNVSVDVSAVAYFRVVDAIKSVVAIENVRAAINQIAQTTLRKVVGRHTLDETLSETDKINDDIRMILDVTTVVWGVEVTLVELKDIQLPEAMKRAMAKQAEAEREKRAKIINAEGESLAAAALGDASDTMMAHPLALQLRNLQSLVEIGVDKNTTVVFPAPLMSTIGELGNFLTHESEASHRGVPGQPGTGITNGAGGAAAAR
- a CDS encoding bifunctional aminoglycoside phosphotransferase/ATP-binding protein, which codes for MDVPFAAQMLQTHAAVLFFLGDRVYKLKKPVDLGFLDFRTRAARFRVCHREVQLNRRLAPDVYLGVADVLGPDRESCDHLVVMRRMPAERRLSTLAGQSAPIAGQLRQLARMLTVFHCGAQRGPAIDLDGSRTALIDRWDATFDQVRRFRGGVLDTTDADEVQRLTHEFLAGRETLFAERVARGRIVDGHGDLIADDIFLLDDGPRVLDCLEFDDRLRHLDVLDDVAFLTMDLEKLGAADLAQIFLAAYLEFSGDVAPAALVHHYTAYRAFVRAKVGCLRHEQADPAAAADVAAYTGLTLRHLRSGAVRLVLVGGSPATGKTTLAGHLADRLGATVLSTDRIRKELAGTGLAGGAPVPYRTGIYTEQWTEHTYAEMLWRARHLLEHGESVLLDASWTSEQRRVCARRLAACTHSELTELRCAAEPATIAARLARRPAGGLSDADAGIAAAMIREAADWPQATVIDTDTPGGTDRALAALSPASGPFGPAWSGPAAQVTKQRYGE
- a CDS encoding methyl-accepting chemotaxis protein; translated protein: MITTLSRKSNERRTTTAAGPSPDDEAAMIIAGAGARHILDCVQANIFVADLALNIVYANPRAMRTLHLIGPEIERVFGVRIADILHGSIHRFHKDPGRIDRILTDPAFQPRDAAFTFGSITLDTHINQVKDTGGAVVGYVVAWEDVSARTAAEQHSRVVTNRLGDTLTMTGQASGSLHSVASAMEQLSATVAEIARSESQASGVVVDAVAAIEAATSTMDRLTEASGRIDEVVSTISQIARQTNLLALNATIEAARAGAAGKGFAVVAGEVKDLSSATQAATQRIGELIAGVQTLSTLAGGEISKIAAIVDAVRANQNSVAAAVEEQTATNQEITRSLAEAAGKVHTVTDDLATFLNTVTG
- a CDS encoding DoxX family protein codes for the protein MTTTGRESANRLEHVPAPGSMLSTAAARSLAVLRIATGFVFLWAFFDKTFGWGYATPSERSWINGGSPTKGFLSGVDVGPFQGFFNDIAGQGWADWLFMLGLLGIGIALVLGIGMRIAAVAATLMMALMWFAEFPPAKTTDAGEATHSTNPIVDYHIIYAIGAIVTALTYAGHTWGLGRWWAGLPLVQRNRWLI